The following are encoded together in the Juglans microcarpa x Juglans regia isolate MS1-56 chromosome 2D, Jm3101_v1.0, whole genome shotgun sequence genome:
- the LOC121249773 gene encoding extracellular ribonuclease LE-like isoform X2: MKGTNGMLIVIFMFQIQQAAVCGTHLHNVSKFVQKVPVATAGRKYDFIYLVQQWQISLCNIKSCIKPARPAFSIHGLWPSTYSTKTPSNCTATVSKFAPQKISDLKDRLDMEWPSLLRESNYELWKEEWESHGSCSQAMLPQHAFFETALKLKEKYKLQEMLAEKDIYPFGNLYRLDGIIDAIATATGHNPQIQCSLYKQVPLLSNVFLCFDYNATNIIDCPVKKRCRYDEIMIPYYMFGSRRN, from the exons atgaaaGGAACAAATGGGATGCTAATCGTCATTTTCATGTTCCAAATTCAGCAAGCAGCAGTTTGTGGTACTCATTTACATAATGTCTCTAAATTTGTTCAAAAG GTTCCAGTAGCCACAGCAGGAAGAAAATATGATTTCATTTACCTCGTCCAACAG TGGCAGATTTCTTTGTGCAACATAAAGTCTTGCATAAAACCAGCAAGGCCAGCATTTAGCATCCATGGGTTATGGCCATCTACTTATTCAACGAAAACCCCTTCCAACTGCACTGCTACTGTTAGCAAGTTTGCACCGCAAAAG ATTTCAGACCTCAAAGATAGATTGGACATGGAATGGCCATCGCTCCTGCGGGAGAGTAATTATGAGCTCTGGAAAGAAGAGTGGGAAAGCCATGGAAGTTGCTCTCAAGCCATGCTCCCTCAGCATGCATTTTTTGAGACAGCACTCAAacttaaggaaaaatataaactccAGGAAATGCTAGCAGAGAAAG ATATCTATCCATTTGGTAACCTCTACCGCCTAGATGGAATTATCGATGCCATTGCAACTGCTACGGGGCACAATCCTCAAATACAGTGCAGCTTGTACAAGCAAGTACCTCTGCTTTCAAATGTTTTCCTGTGCTTTGACTACAATGCAACTAATATAATCGACTGCCCTGTGAAGAAGAGATGCCGATATGATGAAATAATGATCCCTTACTACATGTTTGGTTCTCGAAGAAACTAA
- the LOC121249773 gene encoding extracellular ribonuclease LE-like isoform X1, translating into MKGTNGMLIVIFMFQIQQAAVCGTHLHNVSKFVQKWQVPVATAGRKYDFIYLVQQWQISLCNIKSCIKPARPAFSIHGLWPSTYSTKTPSNCTATVSKFAPQKISDLKDRLDMEWPSLLRESNYELWKEEWESHGSCSQAMLPQHAFFETALKLKEKYKLQEMLAEKDIYPFGNLYRLDGIIDAIATATGHNPQIQCSLYKQVPLLSNVFLCFDYNATNIIDCPVKKRCRYDEIMIPYYMFGSRRN; encoded by the exons atgaaaGGAACAAATGGGATGCTAATCGTCATTTTCATGTTCCAAATTCAGCAAGCAGCAGTTTGTGGTACTCATTTACATAATGTCTCTAAATTTGTTCAAAAG tggCAGGTTCCAGTAGCCACAGCAGGAAGAAAATATGATTTCATTTACCTCGTCCAACAG TGGCAGATTTCTTTGTGCAACATAAAGTCTTGCATAAAACCAGCAAGGCCAGCATTTAGCATCCATGGGTTATGGCCATCTACTTATTCAACGAAAACCCCTTCCAACTGCACTGCTACTGTTAGCAAGTTTGCACCGCAAAAG ATTTCAGACCTCAAAGATAGATTGGACATGGAATGGCCATCGCTCCTGCGGGAGAGTAATTATGAGCTCTGGAAAGAAGAGTGGGAAAGCCATGGAAGTTGCTCTCAAGCCATGCTCCCTCAGCATGCATTTTTTGAGACAGCACTCAAacttaaggaaaaatataaactccAGGAAATGCTAGCAGAGAAAG ATATCTATCCATTTGGTAACCTCTACCGCCTAGATGGAATTATCGATGCCATTGCAACTGCTACGGGGCACAATCCTCAAATACAGTGCAGCTTGTACAAGCAAGTACCTCTGCTTTCAAATGTTTTCCTGTGCTTTGACTACAATGCAACTAATATAATCGACTGCCCTGTGAAGAAGAGATGCCGATATGATGAAATAATGATCCCTTACTACATGTTTGGTTCTCGAAGAAACTAA